Proteins encoded in a region of the Candidatus Cloacimonadota bacterium genome:
- a CDS encoding lectin like domain-containing protein, translating into MKKAILFLILLFIFLIITMKSFADPPSTFDLRDVNGENYVTSIKNQQGGTCWCHGAMAAIEGNLMMTGAWTAAGEIGEPNLAEYHLDWWNGFNQHNNDDTDPPTGGGLTVHEGGDYRVTSAYLTRSEGAVRDIDGQSYSTPPLRFDPGYHFYYVKDIEWYVAGSDLSDINTIKNKIMEKGVLGTCMCYNSSFINWEYIHYQPPSSTLDPNHAVAIIGWDDSIVTEAPEPGAWICKNSWGTGWGIDGYFWISYYDKHCCQHPEMGAISFQDTEPLHYDHIYYHDYHGWRDTKTGCNKAFNKFISEGNELLESVSFFTAVDNVIYTVKVYDRFEGGVLLDELSSKTDTINYTGFHTIDLETPVGLNPDDDFYIYLELSAGGQPYDRTSDVPVLLGAQYRTIVESAANPDESYYFSGSTWLDFYDYVFDDPSWNGTANFCTKALTVNRGMRVNPEDDFQSEGPVGGPFSPLSKTYIIKNRDTLSINYEVTQNLIADWLSLSGDISGFLEPTDTAEVIVEINSNATSLSEGVHFTTISFTNTTNHLGDTTRQVGLAIGEATLRYQWCLNRDPGWNIAGDWEFGQPTGGGGQHGDPDPTSGYTGDNVYGYNLNGDYPNNLPEKCLTTRAIDCSDLYNVHLKFWRWLGVEQPAYDHAYVRVSNDSTNWTTVWQNLTEITDYSWTQMDLDISDKADNQPTVYLRWVMGPTDGGWTYCGWNIDDIQIFAFDGINYQTDKDIITNKFFITQNYPNPFTKKTSISYTLPKPAHVSIKIYNIKGQLVKTLVDENKPAGYHTVDWDVLEIPASAGTGMSSGIYFYKFEAEGKTLIKKMILIR; encoded by the coding sequence ATGAAAAAAGCAATATTATTTTTAATTTTACTATTTATCTTTTTAATTATTACTATGAAGTCTTTCGCGGACCCACCATCCACTTTTGATTTACGTGATGTTAACGGAGAAAATTATGTAACTTCAATTAAGAATCAACAAGGAGGAACCTGCTGGTGTCATGGTGCAATGGCTGCCATAGAGGGTAATCTTATGATGACAGGTGCATGGACTGCTGCCGGAGAAATTGGTGAGCCAAATCTTGCAGAATATCATCTTGATTGGTGGAATGGATTCAACCAGCATAATAATGATGATACAGATCCACCAACTGGAGGAGGTCTTACTGTGCATGAAGGTGGTGACTACAGAGTTACTTCTGCATATCTCACTCGTAGTGAGGGAGCGGTGCGAGATATAGATGGTCAATCATACAGCACCCCTCCGTTAAGATTTGACCCTGGTTATCATTTCTACTATGTTAAAGATATTGAGTGGTATGTAGCAGGTTCCGATCTAAGCGACATTAATACAATAAAGAACAAGATTATGGAAAAAGGTGTGCTGGGAACTTGTATGTGCTATAATTCATCATTTATTAATTGGGAATATATCCATTATCAACCACCAAGTAGTACATTGGACCCCAATCATGCTGTTGCTATAATAGGTTGGGATGATAGCATAGTTACTGAAGCTCCTGAGCCAGGTGCCTGGATATGCAAGAATAGTTGGGGAACAGGTTGGGGTATTGATGGTTATTTCTGGATTTCCTATTATGATAAACATTGCTGTCAACATCCTGAAATGGGAGCAATTTCCTTTCAAGATACCGAACCCTTGCATTACGACCATATCTATTACCATGACTATCATGGTTGGCGTGATACAAAAACAGGTTGTAATAAAGCATTTAATAAATTCATATCTGAAGGCAATGAATTGTTAGAATCAGTGAGTTTTTTTACAGCTGTAGACAATGTGATTTACACAGTAAAAGTTTACGACCGATTTGAAGGTGGTGTATTGTTAGATGAGCTTTCATCAAAAACCGATACAATTAACTATACAGGATTTCATACTATAGATTTAGAAACGCCTGTTGGACTTAATCCAGATGATGATTTTTACATCTATCTTGAACTATCTGCTGGTGGACAGCCGTATGACAGAACCTCTGATGTTCCTGTCTTGCTTGGAGCTCAGTATAGAACTATTGTTGAATCAGCAGCAAATCCGGATGAGAGTTATTACTTTAGTGGTTCAACCTGGCTGGATTTTTATGACTATGTATTTGACGATCCGTCCTGGAATGGTACAGCAAACTTTTGCACTAAAGCTTTAACTGTAAATAGAGGTATGCGGGTTAACCCTGAGGATGATTTCCAATCAGAAGGACCTGTTGGTGGTCCATTCTCACCTTTAAGTAAAACATATATAATTAAGAATAGAGATACTCTATCCATCAACTATGAAGTAACACAAAACCTGATTGCTGATTGGCTAAGTCTTTCTGGTGATATATCTGGTTTTCTTGAACCAACTGACACTGCAGAGGTGATTGTTGAAATTAATAGTAATGCTACAAGCTTAAGTGAAGGTGTACATTTTACTACGATTTCTTTTACTAATACTACAAATCACTTAGGTGATACTACTCGTCAAGTGGGGTTAGCAATTGGAGAAGCGACCTTAAGATACCAGTGGTGTCTTAACAGGGACCCAGGTTGGAATATTGCAGGAGATTGGGAGTTCGGTCAACCAACTGGTGGTGGTGGTCAACATGGAGATCCAGACCCAACAAGTGGTTACACAGGAGATAATGTTTATGGATATAATCTTAATGGTGACTATCCAAATAATCTTCCAGAAAAGTGTTTAACAACTCGGGCAATAGATTGTTCAGATTTATATAATGTGCACTTGAAGTTCTGGCGTTGGTTAGGTGTTGAACAACCTGCATACGACCATGCGTATGTAAGGGTTAGTAATGATAGTACTAATTGGACAACTGTCTGGCAAAATTTAACTGAGATTACTGATTATTCATGGACTCAAATGGATTTAGACATCTCAGATAAAGCGGATAATCAGCCAACTGTGTATTTACGCTGGGTGATGGGTCCTACCGACGGTGGATGGACTTATTGTGGCTGGAATATTGATGATATACAGATTTTCGCTTTTGATGGCATTAATTATCAAACTGATAAAGATATAATAACCAATAAATTTTTCATTACTCAAAACTATCCAAATCCTTTTACTAAAAAAACTTCAATTAGTTATACATTACCAAAACCAGCTCATGTGAGTATTAAGATTTACAATATTAAAGGCCAATTAGTTAAAACTTTAGTTGATGAAAATAAACCTGCCGGTTATCATACTGTTGATTGGGATGTCCTCGAGATCCCCGCGTCCGCGGGGACAGGGATGAGTTCAGGTATATACTTCTATAAATTTGAAGCAGAAGGTAAGACGCTCATCAAAAAGATGATATTGATACGATAA